The Pseudomonadota bacterium sequence AGCGGCGAGGTCGAGCGCGCGAACCTCGCTGCTTCGAGCATGGGTGACCCCGATGTGGAACGCTGTATAGTCCGTGCGGTCCGTTCCTGGCGCTTCCCGGCGCTTGCGACACTCGGATCGACGACGGTCACGTACCCGTGGGTCCTCAACCTGGATCCCGCACAAGACACCGCCTGCTACTAGGGCGTCGGGTCAGTCTGATGATCCGGCACATGTGGTGTAGAAAAAACCTATCGCATCCACCCTGCGCAGCCGGCCTCGACGAGTTATTCTTCCGCGGGCCTTAGGGATGGGCAGCAGTTCAGGGACCCAGGCTCAAGACAGGGACCGAGGCCGAGACAGGGACCGAGGCCCACGACCGCGATCCCGACCCCGTGTCAGGCCCCGACCCAGCCCCTGCCCCTGACCAAGCACCCGCCCACGAGACTCACCACTGCCTAGGTTGCCTCGGACCGACCACGACCACGACCCCGACCACGATGTCGTCGCAACCCGCTGCCGAATCGTCCAGCCTGCAATACGCCGTCGCCAAACTTTCTCTCAAGATATCTGATCGATCATCAGACCCGCAGTATTCCTCGTCGTCGCGCCTTGCCGGCGGCGCCCGGCCCTCTGCCTGCACAGATGCGGGCTAATGCAGACCGACTCGCACGCACACGATGGTCCCAGAACGTTGTTTCGGGTAAGGTCGATCACCGCCATAGGGCCAACCTCCGCGGTGGGGAAGTCTCGAAATGGGCGATCGATTCAGGCTAGCGAGCCGATAGCAGCATGCGCCGTTTTGGACCCGGATTCATCGTGGCTGCCGCCTTTATCGGTCCAGGCACGGTAACCACAGCCAGCCTCGCCGGAGCCCGCCATGGCTATCGGCTGCTTTGGTGTCTGATCTTTGCGGTGTTTGCCGCCGTGGTATTGCAGGAGATGGCTGGCCGCTTAGGCCTGGTCGCTCGAAGGGGGCTTGCGCAAGCGTTGCGTGAGAGCTTTTCGACGCCGCTCCTGCGGGCGTCCGTGGTTTTCATCGTGGTCTGTGCCATCGTCGCCGGCAACGCGGCCTTCCAGACGGGCAACATCCTTGGCGCGGCAGTTGGGGCCGATCTCTTGACCTCCGGTGGTCTGTCGTGGTCCGTTGCAGGCATCTCCGCCTTCTCATTCGTCGCGCTCTGGACAGGCCGCTATCGAACGCTCGAGCGCCTGTTGGTGGCCTTGGTGCTGGCGATGAGCGGCATGTTCGTGCTCAGCATGCTGCTGGTGGGGCCGGACCTTGGCGCGATCGTCAGAGCGTCGCTGCCTCCCACCCTTCCACCCGCCGCCGCGCTCACCGCCTTGGCCCTCGTGGGGACCACGGTCGTGCCCTACAACCTCTTCCTGCATTCGCGCTCGGTGATGGAGAAATGGCCG is a genomic window containing:
- a CDS encoding Nramp family divalent metal transporter, which gives rise to MRRFGPGFIVAAAFIGPGTVTTASLAGARHGYRLLWCLIFAVFAAVVLQEMAGRLGLVARRGLAQALRESFSTPLLRASVVFIVVCAIVAGNAAFQTGNILGAAVGADLLTSGGLSWSVAGISAFSFVALWTGRYRTLERLLVALVLAMSGMFVLSMLLVGPDLGAIVRASLPPTLPPAAALTALALVGTTVVPYNLFLHSRSVMEKWPAGLPPGEALRASRIDTVAAIVGGGFVTFAVLCTASVAFRGLDSTSIGLPEMAAQLEPVAGGIARSLFACGLLAAGTTSAITAPLAAAYAASDAFAWNEGLEGRRTRSVWMLVLLAGSILALLGKKPVHVILFAQAANGLILPLIAVFLVVAVNQSRLMKGYRNRLWSNLAASFVVVIATFLGLVQLVKVAQAVFG
- a CDS encoding AgmX/PglI C-terminal domain-containing protein, which gives rise to SGEVERANLAASSMGDPDVERCIVRAVRSWRFPALATLGSTTVTYPWVLNLDPAQDTACY